The Lolium rigidum isolate FL_2022 chromosome 2, APGP_CSIRO_Lrig_0.1, whole genome shotgun sequence genomic interval TTGGTCATGCTGTAATCGGTTGCTGTCATGCTATCAAGCAGTGTTCTGCATGGTTCCTTGGGTTGTGAGCATCGTCCCACACCCTTATGTGTGCTTTCTGCCAATTATTAAATGGTGTTTCATGAAATGTGTGCATTTGCTTGTTGTAACTTTGCTATCAATCTGATAAGGGGGGGAGTTGTTGCTAGGATTTGGTAATGACACTGACAGTTGTCGTTGTAGCCCATTTTCTGTGCTGTTTAGGACTCGTCGATCTCTGTTTCGGTTCAAGTAGTACATACATATTGTCATGCATGTTTTCATTGTATTTTTACCACTACTAGATCAATTGGTTATTCCATGCTATATTTGATTGTACTGCAAGAAAAATTCAGTGTTAATGTGAATTGCTTATGTTGAGCTAGGCATATATGTACGTAGCAATTATACGATGTTGATGCAGATTATCGAACGTATCTTGCCAAATAAACAAATAGCGGAAAAGGAATGTTCTGAAATTGCGAAAGAACACTGGCAAATTATTGCCAGAAACATTCCAAAGCATCACATAAATTTTGCTGCTTTGTTTCAAAAAAACGGCAAATGTATGCTAAATACTACTCTGAGAGTTTGTACTACGTTTTCTTTTTCACTTCTTCTGAGAAGTTCTATAGTACGGTAGTACCTTGTTAGGACCAGCCTTCAGTTTAATAGATCCCCCATGTTCGTTCTTGAAATAGATACAAATGGTTAACAAGTATTTTGGTTGGATGCTGAATTTACAAAACTGAATACCCTTCTCATGTTTGAGTTTAGTAGGAGAGTCAGCATGGCGCAATCAACAGAAAGCAGACTGGATGGTAAAATTATTATCTCACCGTACCTTGTGACTAGCTCTAGATGGACATGCTTGAAACCAGGTATTAATATGCTTACTACAAAGTTTCTTGCTCTTGAGTCCTACGCTGATCGATTTGTTCTTTTATGGCAGTTTAGCAGTTTGGGATCTTGCCAACCTGATAAAGCCAATCGACATTGTCACTTTGGAACTTCTAGTGATACTCCTCTCTATTGTTCCTAATTTTTTTGTGGAGAGTCTCTCAACTGATTGGTATGTACTGAATAATCCTCGAATTCATCTGTAGGGGTGCTTTCTAGATACATAACGGTGACAGTTCATATGTGAAATTACTAGTTTCATCAGAGTGAATGTGAAATTGTCCTCAGCTAGATTTCTATATAAGTACATGTGAAATTTTCCTTCCTGCATGTCAACTTCATTCGTTGTTAGCTATTGTGAACGACCATCTCTGAAATGGTTGTGCAACATGCTTGGAAATTGATAATTGTGTTTATCAATGATAAAATGGAGTCTAATGCAATATTTGTGGTGTACTGTATGCCAACTCTTTCTTTCGGTTCTCATGTAGTAATAATGTGAATATATGAATTTATTTCTTTTGCCATGTTTAATATAGAGCTGATGGATTTTTTGGTTTGACATAGCAGCAAGATAGTTGGTGAAGTGGATTGAAATATAGAGCTGTTGGATTTTTTTGTTTGTCTTAGATGAATTtatttgaatttgacaaaatatGTACTATATTATCGTCGGTACCAATCtatagaatcatgtgttgttgttGGGTTCTACATACTCCTTTCTTTGTAATGCTGTCAGAGTGAATGTGCACGACCTTTTAAAATTCGTTTGCTATACATAGTCAGTGCTGAAACTTGTATGCTTTCAGGCCCTCTGACCAGCTATGCAGTGCTGATGCTCTTGGGCTAACCGAGGCCTCCCACGCCCTGCTTCGACTACCTTCTCGGCGTGGCGACGGTGATGCTCAACCTCTGCTACATGCTCTCTGGTGAGCTACTAGTTTACCCCTTCTGTTTTCTGGCTCCAGTGTTCTCTGTGATTGGATGTACTTATGCTCAAGCCGATGATCCTCGGTTCCTAGCTCTCTTTATCATTGGACCAACTGTATGTTGTTGCATGAgtagaattttatcgaggcatgaAGATGATGCATGGTGAATCTGATGTTTCACTATTCATCTCTATTATGAATCCGAAAGAAAAAAGAATTGATAGAATCCAAAGTTGATCTGTTTGTATTTACTTGTGGGAATGAATGAACTGATCATGTTAGATCACTTGTGGGAATCTGATCTGTTTGTATTTACTTGTGGGAATGAATGAATGAACAGGTTAGTCCATGATGGGAACCATGTTGTGCTCCTCGTGGAGTTCCAGGCGTTGTCCTGGTGGCCAGCGTGATGGTGGGGTCAGCAGTGTTGGTTGACCTTGGCGCCGCTGGAATGGCGGTGGAGAGCCGCAGAGAAAGAGTTGGTGGTCGTCTACCAGGCTGCTGCGGGCGTCCATGCGGAGCAAAAGTTGTTGTCTTTCCCTACCTGCAACTCCAACTTGCCGCTGGCCACGTCCCCGACCTGCTACTGCTGGCCACCACGCCAGGGGCCTCCGCCTTTGCGACGGCAGCTCCTGCTCTGGCACCAGGGGTAGCAAGTGACCTTGTGCGTGGGTGGTGGACGAGATCTTGTTGGACAAGATGAAGGTTGACAAGAAGCAGATTGGTTAATCCAGCGAAACAAGGTACCTTACCTGCTGCTCCTCTGTTTTCTTTTCATTGCCGAGCTATCGATCCTTGGGTGTTGCTGGCATGCATGAATGTTTTGGTTGTTAACCAGATAGTGAGTTAGTTCTTGCCATGTTGTGTATACGTGCCAATCCAGAGATGATACAATCTGAGGGAGGGTAACACATACATACTGCATGTGATGtcctttcttttttgtttgaAATTTATTACCAATGATTATATATGCAGATAGTGTGGTACAGAGAAATCACCACATAATAATGGTTAAAAAAAAGGATCATCCTAGTATTGCCTTGTAAATTAGAAATTTTCTTGCTGCTTGTATAATCTCCATGCACTCATTGCCATGTTAATGAATTAGGATTTGCGTTGCTTGTATTTTCAGTATCCATCCTTGTTGTGTGTGTAGATGCTTCTACAGCTGATGGAGGCAGGACAGCAAGCTTGCTTGAGCTTGCCTGGCCTGGAGCATCTACGCAAATCTTGCTCCAGGTTTGTGCTAGTTGCAGCACAGGTACTTAGTTTCTTGACGTAGCTAGACATGCATTGACGTCCTTGGAACTGGTGTTTGTTCTCATTGTTTTGCTGTGCAATTTATATTGAGGTCCTAGACAGCTATTTGCGCATTTGGTTTGACAAGTGGAGCATTTGGTGCGCTGCTCTGTTTAACTTTGACTACACGCAGGACCTCTCTATCTATGAACTAGCTTCATTATGTTATCATGCTTACTTCTTCACATATTTTGATATGGTCAGCCTAATCCATCTTCTTCGAGGAAAGTTGTCCAGAGTCTTTATCAAGTCTCATATCTAGTTTGCATGTGAATGAGTGTGTTGTGATTCGAGAAAACATAGTGGGTTTAATCGTCCGTGCAATTGATGTTTTCCCTTATTGGTTAATGAAATCGGTGAAGCTTTTCCATAAATTGGCAATCCTTTCTTTTGATGAATCCGAAAGAAAAAGAATCGATAGAATCCAAAGTTGATATGTTTGTATTTACTTGTGGGAATGATTGAACAGATTGTGTTAGGTCTAAATGTAGCTTTCTATATCTGCCAAAGAAGTTGTTTCATTGACGACTAGCTTCTTTTCTTTTGCTCGTTACAACATGATTACTAATGATTTATGTGACCTCTCAGCAGGGCTTGTGTATATGCTGCGACGGCGGAGATGATAGATTGCAAGTTGGcacgggaggagcagcagcagctttAGTACCCAGTGACCTTTGGTTCCAACAaagggaggagcagcagcaggtcGAGGACACAGTGGCACTCGACGCTGCAACAGCGAATACTTCAGCCTCTTGCTGGCCATTGTGCATGCAGATCCTCTTGTTGTCACTGGAAAAGTAGTTAAGCTGTGAAGCTTGGGTGCAGCCTTGTGTCATGTAACCAAACTTGATTATCTCTGTAAAAGTAGTGATGAGATGGGAGCGAGCTGATCGGTCTTCGTGACATTCTTTTCTTTCTTGCTGATGTATTTGATTTACATGTTTGAGTAGGACAATCGGAATATACTATTTGTGTAACTTGTGTAAATAAAAGCAGTATTTGAAAATTCGTATTTGAATCAGCTCATTTGATCTTTGAGATAAAAATCAAGCAGTATGTATGCATACTCGGCCTGTGTCTAGAGAAGCGAAGATGATAATAATTTTTTGTAAAGTGGTGTGGTGTCACCATATAAATTATgtatactttttttttgagaaatcgaTCTAGAAAATTGGACCCAAAAAGGGTACATCCTGTGGTTAATTTAGGGAAATCGACAAAATATTACACACGACAACTCATGGCACATCATATGTGTAAATTATTTATATTACTTGGCAGAAACACTGATTTTAGTAGGAACAAAGATGCGaactgtttggtggagtatatatgCAAATCATGTCATTCAACTTCCTAGCAGCTGCTAGCACCTgtatatataaaaaaaattacaacttGTTAGGTCTATTATATTCGATCTGATATTCGCTGGCGTCAAGTTAAATTTAGTAGTAGAAAGAAGGCGTGTCAATATTCCTAAAGCAAAGAGAGGAGGAGTTGCCTCCTTGTTATGCACACATTATTTTAGTGACCTTCTGGAACCGTGCATGTAGTGATTAAGAGAGAAGACAAAGCCCAAGAAGCTGGATTGTTGAGCCCGAGGTGTGTCATTTGCATGCTCCACTGAACTGTTCCAGTTCTCCAAGGAAAGGGCATGATACGTGGGGATTTATTATGTGGAGCTCGTGCGAATTATTGCTACGGGGTTACATGTCACTGATCCATGGCCTTGTGTATCTCAGCCGTATATCTAATCTCCAAACAAGCAACAGCCGGTAGCACATAGGAGATTGAGAGGCAACCTAGCCTCTATAAGTAGAAAGCCTTGGTCATAGTCCGCGTGCGGTTAGCGCGTGTGactatgacttagactttgactcttgctcggagaggagaggagaggagaggccaCTCCGGCCGGATCGTGCTGCGGTCGGCGGATGCGAGGAAGATGACCTCCGTCGGAATCAGCAGGTAGGTGATTTTGTCCTTAATTCCTTCCCACGACCTTGCTGGCTTGCTCGATCATCCGCTTCTTCGTTTAGGGCAGGGGAGAGCACGTTTCTGGAGTTTTGATCTAATTGTGTTGCTTTGCCTGGGTATGCGTAAGGCATGGATTCAATGAAAGGGGGAAAGGAGAGAAAGGGAAAAGAGTTGCAGTCCGGCCATGCCAAGACGGTGGTGTGGAGCAGCGCGGGAGGAGGCTAGTGCGGTTTCAGATGTGGTCGACAAAATTAAGATGCTGGTCGTGTGCGCGCGCGTGATCGAGGaaacaagaaagaaaaaggtACTCCTACCTAAACTCCATGTACTAGTACTGCTGCTTGTACGCGCGCGGCCGGAAAGAAAAGGATGAATCCATGGTGTGTCCATGTACGGGAGCGTTTGGAAGCACTAATGCGTTTGGAGATGTTGTGCTCCCTACTCGATCACATCGCGGCGCGGAGCAGCGGCGGATCGCAATCGACGGCACGTACGCCAACAGCCTGGCTCCAGCAGCGAGTGGATCGACTGCCTGCCTGCGCGTCCAACCGCTCGTCCTCACGAGAAAGAGCCCCGCCGGACGGGACCATCCGCGTCTGGGACTAGTGCGCGCGGGCGGAGAAGGATGAGCGACCGCGTTCTGCAGCAGCAGCTATCACGCCGTTCTCCTGTTCGCACCCAAACGGGAGGACTGGTGTTAATGTGCCAAAGTTACATTTCGATCATGTGTTTGCACTTTCTTCACTTTAGTTAGGACACGGGAAGCGCATGAGTTAGAGAGATCACTGAACTCTCCATCGAGTGAGCATCTACTGTCAAATTACATACCCCATACtccatctagtactccctccgatgcgAGACTGTCTCGCACGTGGAGACGGCGCTTCGATCTCCTCCTCGCTCGTATAGATCGAGCTCGACCAAGCTGCTCTGGCAACCGACTGTGTCGAACCACGTGTCACGAGTGAGCTAGTGAGTGCCAGACCAAGGCAAACCTGTCCTTGCCAAGACGAAAACACTAAAATAAACAAAAAGACCTATCAATCGCTACTCTTTCGAATAATTTCCTCCCTATCAATCGCTATCTCTCCAGTATATCTTCTGGCTGCCCccgatttattttattttttgaggtCGCCATCGAAGTatccatcgccatcaccacttTTGGGGGAGATTTGGAGAGGACGGGTGGAGGAGAGGGGTATTTTGATTCGGTGCCGCCTCCCATACCCGGCCGCCCCCAGCCCGCCacggccggccgcgcccgctcccgccccgACCGCCGCCGGACCTGGCCGCGCCCGCTCGCGCTCCGGacgcccgccatggccgccgcccgctccaGTGTATACATACTAGTAATACTGGGctaattttttgtttcatttctGATGAAGAATGGCGCTGCCGGCTAGGAGCAGTGACAACTAGCAGAAGCAGCACTGTCCTAAAAGGATGGAACTATGGGAGCATCATAAAATTGTCAGTGCAGCATCCTTGTTTCACATGAAAAAAAGTTTAATCGTATAGCTCAGATATGCAGAGAAAGATATgctaaaggaaaaaaaagataTGCAAAGCAAGAAAATATCTCAGAATCGTACACCAGACTACCAGAGCTTCAAAAGGAAACTTAATGTCACATTTCAGAGTATCTTCTACACATACCCCCAAAAAAAGCACTAACTCCACAGTAGAGCTCTGTAGAGACTCGTGGTGTGTGATTATAGAATGACCTGACTCCACAGTAGAGACTCGTGGTGTGTGATTATAGAATGACCTGACTCGCGGCGAGTCGCCTGTAGGAGTATTCAAAATCTGACAGATCTGCTATTTTTGTACTGCAACTCCCACGACATGTCTGCGGACTTTCGGAGAGCAGGCTGGTCaaataaactactccctccgattagtTACTGTTTAAACGAGTGAATAGACAtactaaaatatgtctaaataCATACAATTTAGCGACACGTGTTATGGATTATTTAGCAACCATGTCATAGTGCAGCCTGCAGCCTTTCAAAAAGAAGGCTGATGTTGTGAAGAGCGGCTTTGCGCCTTCACGTTGTGGGAAACGAAAAGTTTGATTCACAATGGAAAGAGCAGCGGGAGTCATAGCGATCGGGAGCCTCTTCTTGCAAGGGCATGCGCCACAGCGCCAGCATGTTGTCAGCTTTGAGATCTTGTTGCTCTTCTCGGAGTACTTCCTCCAACTCTCTCATCGCCCAATGTCTCATGCCTGGAAATTTAGATGTCTACCATATCTTCGAGATTTTTTGAGGGTGATTTCTTTAGTTTGCAACTCACCTATAGGCTGTTGCTGTCATATCAGCACGAATCATGAGTCAAATCCAATGGCTACGGAGTTGACCGAGACGTAATAAAAATCAGACGGCTGATTTCAAGCAAATCCGTTAGATAAAGTAGCGATATTTTGAATCGGCGAAGTGATGGGAACAGCAGCTGTACTAGCTTTGATCAATCAGCTGTACGTCGCATGGGGTTGCCGCCTCCTCTCGCCCACAACCCAACCTGCCGCCCCTCCGTCTGCTGCCTCTGCAGCGCCGGCGGCCCGCCTACTCCTCCTGCCCAAGCCCGTCCTGGTCTGGAGACGCACTCACCACCGCTGTCCAACCGAGGGCTCTGCGCCATGTCCACACCCCGCGAACCCCTCCCATAGCCCCTCCTGCATCTATTTCCCCCCAACAACATGTCTCCTTTTTGCTGCGTTTGCATCGGCAGGACATTGGGCATGCACGCATGGAGTAGATGAAAATCCATTTGCTGAATCAAAAACTCGTGTTGTGGTAGGCTGTTCCGGACTTGCATTTGTTCCAGACATGGGCGTGctccatttttttttttactCTGTTTACTTGGACATAACCAAAAACAATAGCTGTAATTTGTGTTGTTCTGCCCCTTGTTGTCTCACTACTGTACAAGGCGGAGGATTTTGAttggttttcctatgcttgtcagcAGCAGGCCTCCAGTACATTCCTCGCATTCTATTTGGATGCACTCCTCTGTTTTCGCTTTGTTGTTCATGGATACAGTCTAGTACGTATGCGTCCCTAATAGCTAGCTACATGGGAATTTGTTAGTGCTACTGCCAATTATCCTTTTTTCTGAAACATACAGTTGTTAATTTCAAGTTGCGAGTTGTGTGTGCTTTAATTATAATTTCAAGTTGGGAAAAATAGGGAGTTTGATTTGAGTTTTTCAGAGATCTTCATTTTGATTTCAGTTTCAGGCTTGTGCATGTAAGCCTAGTAGCACACACACGCTGCATTTTCTTATCATGGTCATAGGTGTTCAATTGTTTATTTTCTTATCATGCAAATACGATTCAGCCTTAGATAAATTTCCTTTATTTTGTCTGTGATTATTCAGCACTATGACAAGTGAATATTTGTCTGAAAATGAATCTGAACATTTGCCAGAGAAGATGATTTTGTATCAATCAGTTGCTCCGGATTCATCATTAGGGCACATTACTAGGTTCTACAGCCAGGCAGGATCGTCTTTATTTCTTGCATGGACTCTAGAAGCGTTTCCGTTTCTTGCATGGATTCTTTCAGTAAGAACCGTACTCATTTCTTGCATGGGATCTTATACTAAGAAGCATTACAGAATAACTGACAATTGGCATAGGGGTGACTCTGTTACTAGTTATATAGGTCATGCTACTATTGCCACTGTCATTGATGCGTGCGTTGGGATCTTGGAATTGTATATATAGTATAAAAACTGGTTTATGAACCAGTTTTGAGTTTTAAACTTCTACGGAGTTGTCAGTCAACTAAAAAATCATTGTATTTCTTGTTGTCTCACTAGTGTAAAAGGCGGAGGACTTTGATTGGTTTTGCTATGCTTGTCAGAAGCAGGCCTGCAATATATTCTTCTGTCTATTTGGATGCGCATCTATGTTTAGCCTTGTTGTTCATGGCTAAAGTCTAGTACTCATGTGTGTCTAATAGCTAGCTACATGGGAAAATGTTAGTGCTACTGCCAATTATACTTTTTTCTGAAACATACAGTTGTTAATTTCAAGTTGAGAGTTGTGTGCTTTAATTATAATTTCAAGTTGGAAAAAATAGGGAGTATGAATTGTGTTTCCAGAGAACTTCATTTTGATTTCAGTTTCATGCTTGTGCATGTAAGCCTAGAATCACACCCACGCGGCATTTTCTTATCATGGTCATAGGTGTTCAATTGTTTACTTTTTTGTGTATGCTTGTGTCATGCAAATAGGAACCAGGTTCAGATAAATTGTCTTTATTTAGTCCCTGGCTGATCAGCACTATGACAAGTGaatacttgtttctaaacgaattTGAACCTTTGCGAGAGAAGATGATTTGCTATCACTATGTTGATGCTGGTTCATCATTAGGACACATCAGTAGGTTCTACAGCCAGGCAGGAGTGTCTTCATTTTTTGCATGGACTCTTGTAGTAAGAAGCGTTTCAATTTCTTGCAGGGGTTCTTTCAGTAAGAAGCGTTCTCATTGGGCTCGTATAGTAAGAAGCGTTACGGGATAATTGACAATTGGTGTAGGGGCGACTCTGTTTCTAATTATATTGGTCATGCTTCTTTTCTTACTGTCATTGATGTCTAGGATTCTTTTGGTTGACTGGCAACTCAGTAGAAGTTAAAAACTCGAAATCGGGTCACAATCCTGTTTTTATACTAGATATAATTCCACGGCATGTTGGCTTACTGGGTAAAACTGGAGACTAGCCATTTTTTCATGGTTTCTTGCCAAATATTAACTTGTATTGTCTGTAATATTTTCTTGTGTTTACTTTCACTTCTAGAGCTCGTATAATAACTAGtttaattttttgttttatagCAAAGTCGTTCATCTCATATCTGTTAACTGTCTGATTTTCACCATCTCTTAGCACACTAGTCTTTTATCTGATTTCCAAATTGCACCCACACTTGATATTTTTTTGCAGCAACTTAGTTTCTTATATATTATTTCAAACATGGAACTGTAGGTAGCTGTGTATAAATTTTTATGCGAAGACACTATCAAGGAGAAAATATTGCAAAGGGAAAAGTAGAAAAAAATAGTACAAGAGTTGGTAATGAACGGGAAACAAGTCCAGGATGATCATCTGATGAGACAAGAGGATATAGTTTCATTGCTTCTTGATGATAAACAGATTCACACAAATTGGAAGAAATACTAATGCAGGTAATTACTCCCCCAATTTGTAAGTAGAGGACATTTAGGCTTGCTACCTTAGTTCTTATTCGAGAATAGATGATGTTTAACAACTTCAGGTGATTTTGTCCGTGGTATTTCCTGATATGCTCTTCTCTTTATCAAAATTTATCGATAGTGTGAGGTGTGCTTGTTGTGCATGCATCATTTGACGTACAAGGGCATATGATATATCATTGATGGTATATTACTTGCATCAAAGATGCTATATTATTGATTGTATAATACTTGCATTGAAGATGCCCATTTTACTCAACACAAGCATATCTTGAAGTAACTAATATAGTTGGTCGTTTCGACCAGATCCCTAATCCTAGTGTCCAAAGCTAACAATAATATTAGTCATACTAATACATGCTTTAACTCTTGTGTATGTATTTGTTGTTGGCAAATGATAATCCTATGGCATATAACGGATCTGGTTCATATTTAATTTGGCGGAGTGTTTTGCTGTACTGTAGCATTTCTTATGTACCATGTATGTTTTATTACCTTAATGAACTATTCATTGTTTTCTTAAATACTTGCCGAGGTATGTTGTATAAGACCACTCTTATGCGAGTGACTCAAGTTTCAGGTCCTCATAAATCTACCTTATGTTCCCTTGCTATTATAGTTCGCAAAAACTCCGTGGACTGATTCTCATCACACTGTTATGATAAGCCTTGTATCTTCTAACAGAAAATACTAGTGTTCTTTGATCCTAAAGCTGTATGATCCTTTTTTATACCTCATGTATCTTTTACTTTCTGTGCTAAGGTTCGCTTCCATCTCGACAGTTCATTTCAATGTGAGTTCATTTCGATGTGACCCGGCCATTCCGGCTCTGGGAGTGCTGCTGCTGCTAAGCTGGCCATGGCCTCTTGTCGCCCGTCGTAAGCATCTGATCCATGATAGGATTACGTCGCTGAGTCGGTGTCCGACAATACAAACATGCCCATGGACACGGAGGAGCATCAA includes:
- the LOC124690888 gene encoding uncharacterized protein LOC124690888, coding for MDMLETSLAVWDLANLIKPIDIVTLELLVILLSIVPNFFVESLSTDWPSDQLCSADALGLTEASHALLRLPSRRGDGDAQPLLHALWLVHDGNHVVLLVEFQALSWWPA